In bacterium, a genomic segment contains:
- a CDS encoding glycosyltransferase family 2 protein, whose protein sequence is MQKHPTISLCMIVRDEEEQLPRCLESVKGLVDEIIVVDTGSKDKTMEIAHSFDARVYKHPWENDFSAARNISLSYAKSDWILILDADEELEREDIPKIWQLLRSEECEGLTFAVYSQLLGSERVKHDSIRLFKNHKGVAILYYDTIFVTTQPPHIDFEAYRTQYIVVRLLL, encoded by the coding sequence ATGCAAAAACATCCAACTATTTCCCTTTGTATGATTGTTCGAGACGAAGAAGAGCAACTGCCTCGTTGTCTCGAAAGTGTGAAAGGTCTGGTCGATGAGATCATCGTCGTCGATACCGGCTCAAAGGATAAGACTATGGAGATAGCCCATTCCTTTGACGCTAGGGTCTATAAGCATCCCTGGGAGAATGATTTCTCCGCCGCCAGAAATATCTCTCTAAGTTATGCCAAATCAGATTGGATACTTATTCTTGACGCTGATGAAGAACTGGAAAGAGAGGATATCCCTAAGATCTGGCAATTACTAAGGTCAGAAGAATGTGAAGGGTTAACCTTTGCCGTCTACAGCCAACTGCTTGGTAGCGAAAGGGTAAAGCACGATTCAATCCGGCTCTTTAAAAATCATAAGGGTGTGGCTATTTTGTATTACGATACAATTTTTGTAACTACTCAGCCACCACATATTGATTTTGAAGCTTACAGAACACAATATATTGTGGTTCGTCTCCTTTTATAG